A genome region from Rhodanobacter thiooxydans includes the following:
- a CDS encoding S8 family serine peptidase, which yields MKRGLPVLVMALALAACASTPPQATGPGRMTAGDAAAMDSQRDIILAVANPLQSPPIHAGSSVLGYAPSRYYGAGQQAASTLAALRQRYAFSELAGWPIKALKLYCIVLQPPPGTSRDSLLQALAADRRVQLAQPLHDYAVYAKSAGGGHAYNDPYVGLQRGFIETEAARAHRYSEGRGVRVAVVDTGVDLTHPDLQGRIHDAHNLVDDDAAAFDHDSHGTEVAGVIAAVGDNHLGIVGIAPQAQLSVYKACWYPSAPNAGARCNSFTLAKALAAIIDTDDRIINLSLGGPADPLLDLLLVQILQQGRIVVAAIPPEGNLAGFPDSTPGVLLVRVSGPSAAPPGVLSAPGHDILTTQPGGGYDFTSGPSMAAPHVSGMAALLLSLAPRLDVRAIRDLLLRSSRLSGGVLQVNAATAVTELRGTPQASR from the coding sequence ATGAAGCGCGGCCTGCCCGTTCTCGTCATGGCGCTCGCCCTGGCCGCGTGCGCGTCCACCCCGCCGCAGGCCACCGGCCCCGGCCGCATGACGGCCGGCGACGCGGCCGCGATGGACAGCCAGCGCGACATCATCCTGGCGGTCGCCAACCCGCTGCAGTCGCCGCCGATCCACGCCGGCTCCAGCGTGCTCGGCTACGCCCCGTCGCGCTACTACGGCGCCGGCCAGCAGGCGGCCTCGACGCTGGCCGCGCTGCGCCAGCGCTACGCCTTCAGCGAGCTCGCCGGCTGGCCGATCAAGGCACTCAAGCTGTACTGCATCGTGCTGCAGCCGCCGCCCGGCACCAGCCGCGACAGCCTGCTGCAGGCGCTCGCCGCGGACCGCCGCGTGCAGCTGGCGCAACCGCTGCACGACTACGCCGTGTACGCGAAAAGCGCCGGCGGCGGGCACGCGTACAACGACCCCTACGTCGGCCTGCAGCGCGGCTTCATCGAGACCGAGGCGGCGCGCGCGCACCGCTACAGCGAGGGTCGCGGGGTGCGCGTGGCGGTGGTCGACACCGGCGTCGACCTGACCCATCCCGACCTCCAGGGGCGCATCCACGACGCGCACAACCTGGTCGACGACGACGCGGCGGCGTTCGACCACGACAGCCACGGCACCGAGGTCGCCGGCGTCATCGCCGCGGTCGGCGACAACCACCTGGGCATCGTGGGCATCGCCCCGCAGGCCCAGCTCAGCGTGTACAAGGCCTGCTGGTATCCGTCCGCGCCGAATGCCGGCGCGCGCTGCAACTCCTTCACGCTGGCCAAGGCGCTGGCTGCGATCATCGACACCGACGACCGCATCATCAACCTGAGCCTCGGTGGCCCCGCCGACCCGCTGCTCGACCTGCTGCTGGTGCAGATCCTGCAGCAGGGCCGCATCGTGGTCGCCGCGATCCCGCCGGAGGGCAACCTGGCGGGTTTCCCCGACAGCACGCCCGGCGTGTTGCTGGTCAGGGTGAGCGGCCCGTCGGCGGCGCCGCCCGGCGTGCTCAGCGCGCCCGGCCACGACATCCTGACCACCCAGCCCGGCGGCGGCTACGACTTCACCTCCGGGCCATCGATGGCCGCGCCGCACGTGAGCGGCATGGCCGCCCTGCTGCTGTCGCTGGCGCCGAGGCTGGACGTGCGCGCGATCCGCGACCTGCTGCTACGCAGCAGCAGACTCTCCGGCGGCGTGCTGCAAGTGAACGCCGCCACCGCCGTGACGGAACTGCGCGGCACGCCGCAAGCCTCCCGCTGA
- a CDS encoding DegT/DnrJ/EryC1/StrS family aminotransferase, translated as MAGAVSEVALADVPFLDVGAINARHADELKAAVARVIDSGWYVMGAELAAFEREFAAWCGVPHALGVGNGLDALALILRGYRQLGALREGDEVIVPGNTFIAGFLAVSANRLLPVPVEPDPSSFNLDPACVEAAIGPRTRAIMAVHLYGQLADMPALAALAQRHRLLLIEDAAQAHGAACDGRRAGAFGDAAAFSFFPAKNLGALGDGGAVVTADAQLARQVAALRNYGSEVKYRHLWQGVNSRLDEIQAAMLRVKLRHLDEDVARRRAVARRYRDGIRHAQIRLPQVTHEEGHAWHLFVVRCARRDALQRHLLAHGIHSQVHYPVPPHRQPAYPELYQLRLPLTERLHDEVLSLPMDPTLGDEAVQRVIDACQAFRCPP; from the coding sequence ATGGCCGGCGCCGTGAGCGAAGTCGCCCTGGCCGACGTGCCGTTCCTCGACGTCGGGGCGATCAACGCGCGCCACGCCGACGAGCTGAAGGCGGCGGTGGCGCGGGTGATCGACTCGGGCTGGTACGTGATGGGCGCGGAGCTGGCGGCGTTCGAGCGCGAGTTCGCCGCCTGGTGCGGCGTGCCGCACGCGCTGGGCGTGGGCAACGGACTGGATGCGCTGGCGCTGATCCTGCGCGGCTACCGGCAGCTCGGCGCGCTGCGCGAGGGCGACGAGGTGATCGTGCCGGGCAACACCTTCATCGCCGGCTTCCTCGCGGTCAGCGCGAACCGGCTGCTGCCGGTGCCGGTGGAGCCCGACCCGTCGAGCTTCAACCTCGACCCGGCCTGCGTGGAGGCGGCGATCGGGCCGCGCACACGCGCGATCATGGCGGTGCACCTGTACGGCCAGCTGGCCGACATGCCGGCGCTGGCGGCGCTGGCGCAGCGGCACCGGCTGCTGCTGATCGAGGACGCCGCGCAGGCGCATGGCGCGGCGTGCGACGGCCGCCGCGCCGGCGCGTTCGGCGACGCGGCGGCCTTCAGCTTCTTCCCGGCCAAGAACCTCGGCGCGCTGGGTGACGGTGGCGCGGTGGTGACCGCCGACGCGCAGCTGGCGCGACAAGTCGCGGCGCTGCGCAACTACGGCTCCGAGGTGAAGTACCGCCACCTCTGGCAGGGCGTCAACTCGCGGCTGGACGAGATCCAGGCGGCGATGCTGCGGGTGAAGCTGCGCCACCTCGACGAGGATGTCGCGCGTCGCCGCGCAGTGGCGCGCCGCTACCGCGATGGCATCCGCCATGCGCAGATCCGGCTGCCGCAGGTGACGCACGAGGAGGGCCACGCCTGGCACCTGTTCGTGGTGCGCTGCGCCCGGCGCGACGCGCTGCAGCGGCACCTGCTCGCGCACGGCATCCACAGCCAGGTGCACTACCCGGTGCCGCCGCACCGGCAGCCGGCCTACCCGGAGCTGTACCAGCTGCGGCTGCCGCTGACCGAACGCCTGCATGACGAAGTGCTGAGCCTGCCGATGGACCCCACGCTGGGCGACGAGGCGGTGCAGCGGGTGATCGACGCCTGCCAGGCATTCCGGTGTCCGCCATGA
- a CDS encoding sugar 3,4-ketoisomerase has product MEIERIPLQKHGDSRGMLVALEQDRNVPFVIRRVYYLFATHDGVHRGRHAHRHLNQLAVAVRGSVTFLLDDGTGKVQVVLDDPAYGLHLGSMVWRELYDFSEDCVLMVLADHVYDPADYITDYAAFLREVRGPVYQEGLAACQSL; this is encoded by the coding sequence ATGGAAATCGAACGCATCCCGTTGCAGAAGCACGGCGACAGCCGCGGCATGCTGGTCGCCCTGGAGCAGGACCGGAACGTGCCGTTCGTGATCCGGCGCGTGTACTACCTGTTCGCCACCCACGACGGCGTGCACCGCGGCCGGCATGCGCACCGCCACCTCAACCAGCTGGCGGTGGCGGTGCGCGGCTCGGTCACCTTTCTGCTGGACGACGGCACGGGCAAGGTGCAGGTGGTGCTCGACGACCCCGCGTACGGCCTGCACCTGGGCAGCATGGTGTGGCGCGAGCTGTACGACTTCAGCGAAGACTGCGTGCTGATGGTGCTGGCCGACCACGTGTACGACCCGGCCGACTACATCACCGACTACGCGGCGTTCCTGCGCGAGGTGCGCGGCCCGGTGTACCAGGAGGGCCTGGCCGCATGCCAAAGCCTCTAG
- a CDS encoding TraR/DksA family transcriptional regulator produces MSPKRHADLSQEFVEQQRLRLLALRKQLLGGEENDLAGKRAFQLQHGDGEEAEEEEDDAQDLSRREVDQALHNVDDRRVANIERALQKIAEGSYGRSDLSGEPIPRARLESAPEANLTVQEERRQEADAAR; encoded by the coding sequence ATGTCGCCGAAGCGGCACGCCGACTTGAGCCAGGAGTTCGTCGAGCAGCAGCGCCTGCGCCTGCTGGCGTTGCGCAAGCAGTTGCTTGGCGGCGAGGAAAACGATCTGGCCGGCAAGCGGGCGTTCCAGCTGCAGCATGGCGATGGCGAAGAGGCCGAAGAAGAAGAGGACGACGCGCAGGATCTGTCGCGGCGGGAAGTCGACCAGGCCCTGCACAACGTGGACGATCGCCGCGTGGCGAACATCGAGCGTGCGCTGCAGAAAATCGCAGAAGGCAGCTACGGCCGGTCGGACCTCAGCGGCGAGCCGATCCCGCGGGCCCGGCTCGAAAGCGCACCCGAAGCGAACCTCACCGTGCAGGAAGAACGCCGCCAGGAGGCCGACGCGGCGCGCTAG
- a CDS encoding sigma-70 family RNA polymerase sigma factor gives MHDDELDSDVTDRMLLQRMSGGDRAALGILYRSYHGRLCRFLGRLTRRADVIEEVINDCFWIAWQKAGSFHGDSRVSTWLMGIAYRSGLKTLRQYGDAPVEDDPRREERSAVHDLDEDRELRDWLSKGLDRLSADQRVVIELVYGVGHSLDEVAVIMQCPVGTVKARLFHARVKLRNVLPSLAGEPPQHTEAMP, from the coding sequence ATGCATGACGACGAGCTCGACTCCGACGTCACCGACCGCATGCTGCTGCAGCGCATGTCAGGCGGTGATCGTGCCGCGCTGGGCATCCTGTACCGCAGCTACCACGGCCGGCTGTGCCGCTTCCTCGGCCGCCTGACCCGCCGCGCCGACGTGATCGAGGAAGTCATCAACGACTGCTTCTGGATCGCCTGGCAGAAGGCCGGCAGCTTCCACGGCGACTCGCGCGTCTCCACCTGGCTGATGGGCATCGCCTACCGCAGCGGGCTGAAGACCCTGCGCCAGTACGGCGACGCGCCGGTGGAGGACGATCCCCGCCGCGAGGAGCGCAGCGCCGTCCACGACCTGGACGAGGACCGCGAACTGCGCGACTGGCTGAGCAAGGGGCTCGACCGCCTGTCGGCGGACCAGCGCGTGGTGATCGAGCTGGTCTACGGCGTGGGGCACAGCCTGGACGAGGTGGCGGTAATCATGCAGTGTCCGGTGGGCACGGTGAAGGCGCGTCTGTTCCATGCGCGGGTCAAGCTGCGCAACGTGCTGCCGAGCCTGGCCGGCGAGCCGCCCCAACACACCGAGGCCATGCCATGA
- a CDS encoding GNAT family N-acetyltransferase, producing the protein MCSVRPYTAADVQAWDALVGRSRNGNLLHRRGYMDYHAERFVDQSLVVERHGEAVAVFPASRHGSVVTSHAGLTYAGLLTTQELRAESTLGVFGQIARHYRALGVERVIYKAVPHIFHAYPAEEDLYALHCLGARLQRRDLSSAIALREAFHFSQGRQRAVNKARKAGIELKPAADPAQFHALLSEVLRKHDARPTHSLAELRLLQARFPQQLVLHEARREGELLAGVLVYDLGKVAHTQYMAVSEQGRSAGALSFLLAELIGGVYADRAYFSFGISTEQEGRVLNGGLVTQKEYFGARAVVHDFYEWPL; encoded by the coding sequence ATGTGCAGCGTTAGGCCCTACACCGCTGCCGACGTGCAGGCCTGGGACGCGCTGGTCGGGCGTTCGCGCAACGGCAACCTGCTGCACCGGCGCGGCTACATGGATTACCACGCCGAGCGCTTCGTCGACCAGTCGCTGGTGGTCGAGCGGCACGGCGAGGCGGTGGCGGTGTTCCCCGCCAGCCGCCATGGCAGCGTGGTGACCAGCCACGCCGGCCTCACCTACGCCGGGCTGCTCACCACGCAGGAGCTGCGCGCCGAGTCGACGCTGGGCGTGTTCGGGCAGATCGCCCGCCACTACCGCGCGCTCGGCGTGGAGCGGGTGATCTACAAGGCGGTGCCGCACATCTTCCACGCCTACCCGGCCGAGGAGGACCTGTACGCGCTGCACTGCCTGGGCGCGCGGCTGCAGCGGCGCGACCTCTCCTCGGCGATCGCGCTGCGCGAGGCGTTCCACTTCTCGCAGGGCCGCCAGCGCGCGGTCAACAAGGCGCGCAAGGCCGGCATCGAGCTCAAGCCCGCCGCCGACCCGGCACAGTTCCACGCGCTGCTGAGCGAGGTGCTGCGCAAGCACGACGCGCGGCCGACCCACAGCCTGGCGGAACTGCGCCTGCTGCAGGCGCGCTTCCCGCAGCAGCTGGTGCTGCACGAGGCGCGCCGCGAGGGCGAGCTGCTGGCGGGCGTGCTGGTCTACGACCTCGGCAAGGTCGCGCACACCCAGTACATGGCCGTGTCGGAGCAGGGCCGCAGTGCCGGCGCGCTCAGCTTCCTGCTGGCCGAACTGATCGGCGGCGTCTACGCCGACCGCGCGTACTTCAGCTTCGGCATTTCCACCGAGCAGGAAGGACGCGTGCTCAACGGCGGCCTGGTCACGCAGAAGGAATACTTCGGCGCGCGCGCGGTGGTGCACGACTTCTACGAGTGGCCGCTGTGA
- a CDS encoding acetyltransferase: protein MPKPLVLVGAGEFAQIACEYFEHDGDRDVVAFSVERDYLAQPQLAGRPVVAYETLEAHYPPAGFDVFVAIPASQLNRLRTRFYLDAKRRGYRLASYVSSRAFVWRNAEVGENSFIFEGNVVQPFVRIGDNCVLWSGNHVGHRTVVHDHVFVASHAVISGYCEIGQSSFVGVNSTFNDHVKVAADNVIGAGALVTRDTEPGRVYVGSPAHALPGKSSLDVRL, encoded by the coding sequence ATGCCAAAGCCTCTAGTCCTCGTCGGCGCGGGCGAGTTCGCGCAGATCGCCTGCGAGTACTTCGAGCACGACGGCGACCGCGACGTGGTCGCCTTCAGCGTCGAGCGCGACTACCTCGCGCAGCCGCAGCTGGCCGGCCGCCCGGTGGTGGCGTACGAGACGCTGGAAGCACATTACCCGCCAGCCGGGTTCGACGTGTTCGTCGCGATACCGGCCAGCCAGCTGAACCGCCTGCGCACGCGCTTCTACCTCGATGCGAAGCGCCGCGGCTACCGACTGGCCAGCTACGTGAGTTCGCGCGCCTTCGTGTGGCGCAACGCCGAGGTGGGCGAGAACAGCTTCATCTTCGAGGGCAACGTGGTGCAGCCGTTCGTGCGCATCGGCGACAACTGCGTGCTGTGGAGCGGCAACCACGTGGGCCACCGCACGGTGGTGCACGACCACGTGTTCGTCGCCTCGCACGCCGTCATCTCCGGCTACTGCGAGATCGGCCAGAGCAGCTTCGTGGGCGTGAACAGCACCTTCAACGACCACGTGAAAGTCGCCGCCGACAACGTGATCGGCGCCGGCGCGCTGGTGACCCGTGACACCGAGCCGGGCCGCGTCTACGTCGGCTCGCCGGCGCATGCGCTGCCCGGCAAGTCCAGCCTCGACGTGAGGCTGTGA